Proteins from one Peromyscus eremicus chromosome 8a, PerEre_H2_v1, whole genome shotgun sequence genomic window:
- the LOC131916160 gene encoding vitelline membrane outer layer protein 1 homolog, whose protein sequence is MELQAGAQLLLRLLLWVIYCGDAQRVKEARYASIVDVTNGGTWGDWAWPEMCPDGYFASGFSIKVEPPQGIPGDDTALNGIRLHCTRGNAKQNTHVVESQSGSWGSWSEPLWCPGTHFLVAFSLRVEPFSFPGDNTAVNNVRFRCSNGVELEGPGLSWGDYGDWSNSCAKGVCGLQTKIQKPRGPRDDTALNDVRIFCCNS, encoded by the exons ATGGAGTTGCAGGCTGGAGCCCAGCTGCTGCTGCGGCTGCTGCTGTGGGTGATATACTGTGGAGATGCGCAGAGAGTGAAAGAAGCACGATATGCATCGATTGTTGACGTGACCAACGGCGGGACCTGGGGTGACTGGGCCTGGCCTGAGATGTGTCCTGATGGATACTTCGCCAGTGGGTTCTCCATCAAG GTGGAGCCCCCTCAGGGCATTCCTGGGGATGACACAGCTCTGAACGGGATCCGGCTGCACTGTACTCGAGGGAATGCCAAGCAGAACACCCATGTTGTGGAGTCTCAATCTGGAAG CTGGGGCTCATGGAGCGAGCCTCTGTGGTGTCCTGGCACCCACTTCCTAGTGGCTTTCTCCCTTCGGGTGGAACCGTTTTCATTTCCCGGGGACAACACTGCGGTGAACAACGTGCGTTTCCGTTGCTCGAATGGTGTGGAGCTGGAGGGGCCTGGGCTGAGCTGGGGAGATTACGGAGACTGGAGCAACTCGTGTGCCAAAGGTGTCTGTGGCTTGCAGACCAAAATCCAGAAGCCTAGAGGCCCCCGTGATGACACTGCGCTTAATGACGTCAGGATATTCTGCTGTAACTCCTGA
- the Tm4sf5 gene encoding transmembrane 4 L6 family member 5 → MCTGKCARCLGLSLIPLSLICIVANALLLVPDGKTTWTNSNLSLQVWLMGGFIGGGLMVLCPGIAAVRAGGKGCCGAGCCGNRCRMLRSVFSSAFGMLGAIYCLSVSGTGLRIGPKCLINNKWDYHFQETQGSYLHNDTLWDLCEAPPHVVPWNVTLFSLLVVASSLEIVLCGIQLVNATLGVLCGDCRKKVGTHGGEDH, encoded by the exons ATGTGTACAGGAAAGTGTGCTCGCTGTCTGGGGCTCTccctcatccctctctccctGATCTGCATCGTGGCCAATGCCCTCCTGCTGGTACCTGATGGGAAGACCACCTGGACCAACAGCAACCTCAGCTTGCAAGTCTGGCTCATGGGTGGCTTCATTGGAGGGGGTCTGATG GTGCTGTGTCCAGGAATTGCCGCAGTCCGGGCAGGGGGCAAGGGCTGCTGCGGCGCAGGTTGCTGCGGGAATCGCTGCAGG ATGCTTCGCTCCGTCTTCTCCTCTGCCTTTGGGATGCTTGGTGCCATCTACTGCCTCTCCGTGTCGGGAACTGGGCTCCGAATCGGACCCAAATGCTTAATTAACAACAAGTGGGACTACCACTTCCAAGAAACCCA AGGCTCCTACTTGCACAATGATACTCTGTGGGATTTATGCGAGGCGCCACCTCACGTGGTACCCTGGAACGTGACACTCTTCTCTCTGCTGGTGGTCGCCTCGAGTCTGGAAATAGTGCTGTGTGGAATACAGCTGGTGAATGCGACCTTAGGCGTGCTGTGTGGCGATTGCCGGAAAAAGGTGGGAACGCACGGG GGCGAAGATCACTGA